Proteins encoded together in one Yersinia mollaretii ATCC 43969 window:
- the mdh gene encoding malate dehydrogenase, giving the protein MKVAVLGAAGGIGQALALLLKTQLPSGSDLSLYDIAPVTPGVAVDLSHIPTAVNIKGFSGEDATPALQGADIVLISAGVARKPGMDRSDLFNVNAGIVRNLVEQIARTCPNALIGIITNPVNTTVAIAAEVLKKAGVYDKNKLFGITTLDTIRSNTFVAELKGKQPQDIEVPVIGGHSGVTILPLLSQVPGISFTEQEVASLTKRIQNAGTEVVEAKAGGGSATLSMGQAAARFGLSLVRALQGESNVVECSYVEGDGKYARFFAQPILLGKNGVAERKDIGKLSAFEQQALESMLDVLHQDIVLGEKFVNN; this is encoded by the coding sequence ATGAAAGTTGCAGTTCTCGGTGCTGCTGGTGGTATCGGCCAGGCCCTCGCTCTTCTACTCAAGACCCAGCTTCCTTCAGGTTCAGACCTCTCTTTATATGATATCGCGCCAGTCACCCCTGGTGTTGCGGTTGATCTGAGCCATATCCCGACCGCTGTTAATATCAAAGGTTTCAGTGGTGAAGATGCTACCCCAGCACTACAAGGGGCCGATATTGTTCTGATTTCTGCTGGCGTAGCTCGCAAACCAGGTATGGATCGTTCAGATCTGTTCAATGTTAATGCTGGTATCGTTCGTAATCTGGTTGAGCAAATTGCGCGTACTTGCCCTAACGCTTTAATTGGCATCATTACCAACCCAGTTAACACGACTGTCGCGATCGCAGCAGAAGTGCTGAAAAAAGCCGGTGTTTACGATAAAAACAAATTATTTGGTATTACGACACTGGATACCATTCGCTCTAACACCTTCGTTGCTGAATTAAAGGGTAAGCAGCCTCAGGATATCGAAGTGCCAGTGATCGGTGGTCACTCTGGGGTGACTATTCTGCCATTGCTGTCGCAAGTTCCCGGCATTAGCTTTACAGAGCAGGAAGTTGCCTCTCTGACTAAGCGCATTCAGAATGCAGGGACTGAAGTTGTTGAAGCAAAAGCCGGTGGCGGGTCAGCGACACTCTCCATGGGGCAGGCTGCGGCGCGTTTTGGTCTTTCTTTGGTGCGTGCTTTGCAAGGCGAAAGCAATGTTGTTGAATGTTCTTACGTTGAAGGTGATGGCAAGTATGCTCGCTTCTTCGCTCAACCCATCTTGTTGGGCAAAAACGGCGTTGCAGAACGTAAAGATATCGGCAAACTGAGTGCTTTTGAGCAGCAAGCGCTGGAAAGTATGCTTGATGTGTTACACCAAGATATTGTGTTGGGCGAAAAATTCGTCAATAACTAA
- the ispB gene encoding octaprenyl diphosphate synthase produces MNLEKIIELTAPDMAAVNTTILEQLNSDVVLINQLGHYIISGGGKRIRPMIAVLVARALHYQGTKHITVAALIEFIHTATLLHDDVVDESDMRRGKATANAAFGNAASVLVGDYIYTRSFQMMTGLESLRVLTLMSEATNVIAEGEVLQLMNCNNPDITEENYMQVIYSKTARLFEAASQSAAVLANASEEQELALQNYGRYLGTAFQLIDDLLDYSSDGTTLGKNTGDDLNEGKPTLPLLHAMRNGTSEQEAMIRQAIEQGNGRHLLEPVLAAMQQCGSLDYTRQRAEEEADKAIAALQILPESEYRLALEGLAHIAVQRAF; encoded by the coding sequence ATGAACCTAGAAAAGATTATCGAGTTAACCGCGCCAGATATGGCGGCAGTAAACACAACAATCCTCGAGCAATTGAACTCTGATGTTGTCCTTATCAATCAATTGGGCCATTACATTATCAGTGGTGGTGGGAAACGAATTCGCCCCATGATCGCCGTTTTGGTCGCTCGAGCACTGCACTATCAAGGTACTAAGCATATCACCGTCGCGGCATTGATTGAATTTATCCACACCGCAACACTGCTGCATGATGATGTGGTTGATGAATCCGATATGCGCCGTGGTAAGGCGACGGCAAATGCGGCATTTGGTAATGCTGCCAGCGTGTTGGTGGGCGACTATATCTATACCCGCTCATTCCAGATGATGACAGGCCTGGAGTCGCTGCGAGTGCTTACATTGATGTCAGAAGCAACAAATGTCATTGCTGAAGGTGAAGTATTACAGCTAATGAACTGCAATAATCCTGATATCACTGAAGAAAATTACATGCAGGTCATTTACAGCAAAACAGCCCGTTTGTTCGAAGCTGCATCCCAATCAGCCGCTGTCCTAGCGAATGCCAGTGAAGAGCAGGAGTTGGCATTGCAGAATTATGGCCGCTATCTGGGGACCGCTTTCCAGTTGATTGATGATCTGCTGGATTACAGTTCAGATGGTACCACATTGGGTAAAAACACGGGTGATGACCTGAACGAAGGCAAGCCGACACTTCCATTGCTGCATGCGATGCGTAATGGCACTTCTGAGCAAGAAGCGATGATTCGGCAAGCCATTGAGCAGGGTAATGGTCGCCATCTGCTTGAGCCCGTCTTAGCCGCAATGCAGCAGTGTGGCTCACTGGATTACACTCGCCAGCGTGCTGAAGAGGAAGCGGATAAAGCTATTGCTGCATTACAGATTCTACCTGAAAGTGAGTATCGACTAGCACTAGAAGGATTGGCACACATTGCTGTCCAACGCGCATTTTAA
- the rplU gene encoding 50S ribosomal protein L21 gives MYAVFQSGGKQHRVSEGQTIRLEKLDIATGETVEFDQVLMIANGEEINIGAPLVDGGKIKAEVVAHGRGEKIKIVKFRRRKHYRKQQGHRQWFTDVKITGISA, from the coding sequence ATGTACGCGGTTTTCCAAAGTGGTGGTAAACAACACCGAGTAAGCGAAGGTCAAACCATTCGCCTGGAAAAGCTGGACATCGCAACTGGTGAAACTGTTGAGTTTGACCAAGTTCTGATGATTGCTAACGGTGAAGAAATCAATATCGGCGCTCCTTTAGTCGATGGTGGCAAGATCAAAGCTGAAGTGGTAGCTCACGGTCGTGGCGAGAAGATTAAGATTGTTAAATTCCGTCGTCGTAAGCATTACCGTAAGCAGCAAGGTCATCGTCAGTGGTTCACTGATGTTAAAATCACCGGCATCAGCGCTTAA
- the yhcN gene encoding peroxide/acid stress response protein YhcN, giving the protein MNIKTTIATMSVLSALSFGVFAADSINDTQAANMQPMGTITVSGLNGAPSDIRQALSDKADAMGAKAYKVIEVREENNWHATAKAYK; this is encoded by the coding sequence ATGAACATTAAAACTACTATCGCAACAATGAGCGTTCTATCTGCACTGTCATTCGGCGTGTTTGCAGCTGATTCTATCAATGACACTCAAGCCGCTAACATGCAGCCAATGGGCACCATTACCGTCAGTGGCCTTAACGGCGCACCTTCTGATATCCGTCAGGCACTGTCTGATAAAGCAGATGCAATGGGCGCTAAAGCTTATAAAGTGATTGAAGTGCGTGAAGAAAATAACTGGCACGCCACAGCTAAAGCTTACAAATAA
- a CDS encoding DNA-binding protein — MKKEWFAAKELAGLEGLPSSPQGINLMAKREGWEQRRRRGVQGKAVEYHVESLPSTILNSLQLREEPAQYTPVRQDPVNIWIEAYYQLTEAERAQAIAFLLREGVGALMKRLV, encoded by the coding sequence ATGAAAAAAGAGTGGTTTGCCGCTAAGGAACTGGCAGGTCTTGAGGGGTTACCGTCATCACCACAAGGAATCAACCTCATGGCCAAACGTGAGGGATGGGAGCAGCGTCGTCGCCGTGGTGTTCAGGGAAAGGCGGTGGAATACCATGTTGAAAGCTTACCCAGTACGATACTGAATTCATTGCAGCTAAGGGAAGAACCAGCACAATATACGCCGGTACGGCAGGATCCAGTGAACATTTGGATAGAAGCCTATTACCAACTTACGGAAGCGGAACGTGCACAAGCCATCGCATTTTTGCTACGAGAAGGTGTTGGGGCACTCATGAAACGCTTGGTTTGA
- the argR gene encoding transcriptional regulator ArgR, which translates to MRNPAKQEDLIKAFKALLKEEKFSSQGEIVLALQEEGFENINQSKVSRMLTKFGAVRTRNAKMEMVYCLPAELGVPTTSSPLKNLVLDVDYNDSVVVINTSPGAAQLIARLLDSLGKAEGILGSIAGDDTIFTTPARGFTVKQLHEAILGLFDQEL; encoded by the coding sequence ATGCGTAATCCCGCAAAACAAGAAGATCTTATCAAGGCGTTCAAAGCGTTATTGAAAGAAGAGAAATTCAGTTCTCAAGGTGAGATCGTTTTGGCCTTGCAGGAAGAAGGTTTTGAAAATATTAACCAATCCAAAGTGTCACGCATGCTGACCAAGTTCGGCGCAGTCAGGACGCGTAATGCAAAAATGGAGATGGTTTACTGCTTACCCGCAGAGCTAGGTGTGCCGACAACGAGCAGCCCGCTGAAGAACCTGGTATTAGATGTTGATTATAATGATTCCGTGGTTGTGATTAATACCAGCCCTGGTGCAGCTCAGCTGATCGCCCGCCTGCTGGACTCATTAGGCAAGGCTGAGGGTATTCTCGGCAGTATTGCCGGCGACGATACCATCTTCACGACACCAGCCAGAGGTTTCACCGTTAAGCAACTGCATGAAGCTATCCTCGGGCTATTCGATCAAGAGCTTTAA
- a CDS encoding helix-turn-helix domain-containing protein codes for MILRKSDWHPADIIAALRKEGTTLAALSRKAGLSSSTLANALTRPWPKGEWLIAECLNIHPSEIWPTRYFDAKTGALLDRKVRIRQTIISA; via the coding sequence ATGATTTTAAGGAAATCTGATTGGCACCCAGCCGACATCATTGCTGCACTACGTAAAGAAGGCACAACTCTGGCCGCACTTTCTCGCAAAGCAGGATTAAGTTCATCCACGCTTGCCAATGCATTGACTCGCCCCTGGCCAAAGGGGGAATGGTTGATTGCAGAGTGTCTGAACATTCATCCTTCAGAAATCTGGCCAACACGCTATTTTGACGCAAAAACAGGAGCACTTCTCGACCGAAAAGTGAGGATACGGCAGACTATTATTTCGGCATAA
- the fbp gene encoding class 1 fructose-bisphosphatase yields MKTLGEFIVEKQLDFSHATGELTALLSAIKLGAKIIHRDINKAGLVDILGASGVSNIQGEDQMKLDLFANEKLKAALKARGEVAGIASEEEDDIVIFDGGRAENAKYVVLMDPLDGSSNIDVNVSVGTIFSIYRRITPFGTPITEADFLQPGTKQVAAGYVVYGSSTMLVYTTGYGVHTFTYDPSLGVFCLSGEKVRYPATGCMYSINEGNYIKFPLGVKKYIKYCQEQDEATQRPYTSRYIGSLVADFHRNLLKGGIYIYPSTASHPQGKLRLLYECNPMAFLAEQAGGKATDGVNRILDIVPEKLHQRAPFFVGTKSMVEDAEGFIAKFPDEEAK; encoded by the coding sequence ATGAAAACGTTAGGCGAATTCATCGTTGAGAAACAGCTAGACTTCTCTCACGCCACCGGCGAATTAACTGCATTACTTTCAGCAATCAAACTCGGCGCAAAGATTATTCATCGTGATATCAACAAAGCAGGTTTGGTTGATATTTTAGGTGCCAGCGGTGTTTCCAATATTCAGGGCGAAGACCAGATGAAACTGGATCTGTTTGCCAATGAAAAATTGAAAGCGGCCCTAAAAGCACGCGGTGAAGTTGCCGGTATCGCCTCGGAAGAGGAAGATGACATTGTTATCTTTGATGGCGGGCGGGCAGAAAATGCCAAATATGTGGTTCTGATGGACCCTCTGGATGGATCTTCAAATATTGACGTGAATGTGTCCGTCGGTACTATTTTCTCCATCTATCGTCGCATCACCCCATTTGGCACGCCAATTACTGAAGCTGACTTCTTGCAACCGGGCACCAAGCAAGTGGCGGCAGGTTACGTGGTCTACGGTTCTTCAACAATGTTGGTGTATACCACAGGTTATGGCGTTCATACTTTCACTTATGATCCGTCACTGGGTGTTTTCTGTTTATCCGGCGAAAAAGTACGCTATCCCGCAACCGGTTGCATGTACTCCATCAATGAAGGGAACTACATTAAATTCCCACTGGGTGTGAAGAAATACATCAAGTATTGCCAAGAGCAGGATGAAGCGACCCAGCGGCCATATACTTCGCGCTATATTGGGTCATTGGTGGCCGACTTCCATCGTAACCTGTTGAAAGGCGGTATCTATATTTACCCAAGCACCGCCAGCCATCCACAAGGGAAACTGCGTTTACTGTACGAATGCAACCCAATGGCATTCCTCGCGGAACAAGCCGGTGGTAAAGCAACCGATGGGGTTAACCGCATTCTGGATATCGTGCCGGAGAAATTGCATCAGCGCGCACCGTTCTTTGTCGGGACAAAATCCATGGTTGAAGACGCGGAAGGCTTTATTGCCAAATTCCCGGATGAAGAAGCCAAGTAA
- a CDS encoding DMT family transporter codes for MDTKQQAGLGIFLALTTAVFWGALPIAMKQVLEVMEPFTIVWYRFTMAAIGLGIILASRRQLPSLKLFRQRRWLLLLIVATCGLLGNFIFFSSSLQYLSPTTSQVIGQLSPVGMMIASVLILKERMRVTQVIGAGMLICGLLLFFNTSLHEIFTRLTDYTLGVVLGVCAAVVWVSYGVAQKVLLRRMASQQILLLLYALCALALFPMAKPAVIFQLNGWQFACLLFCGVNTLVGYGALAEAMARWQAAQVSALVTLTPLFTLFFSILLALIWPDNFVAPSLNLVGYVGAFVVVAGAMFSAIGHRWWPRRAEISLVTPQK; via the coding sequence ATGGATACGAAACAGCAGGCTGGTTTAGGTATTTTTTTGGCACTAACCACTGCCGTATTCTGGGGTGCGCTGCCAATAGCCATGAAGCAAGTACTCGAGGTAATGGAGCCTTTCACCATTGTCTGGTATCGCTTTACGATGGCGGCAATCGGCTTGGGGATTATTCTGGCTTCGCGTCGCCAATTGCCCTCCCTTAAACTTTTCCGCCAACGTCGCTGGCTGCTATTACTGATCGTCGCGACCTGTGGTCTGTTGGGGAACTTCATCTTTTTCAGCTCATCATTACAATACCTAAGTCCGACGACATCTCAGGTTATTGGGCAACTCTCACCGGTAGGGATGATGATTGCCAGCGTGCTAATTTTAAAAGAGCGGATGCGCGTCACTCAGGTTATTGGCGCGGGTATGCTGATTTGCGGTCTGTTGTTGTTTTTTAATACCAGTCTGCACGAAATTTTTACCCGCCTGACTGATTATACTCTTGGCGTGGTATTGGGCGTCTGTGCCGCTGTTGTCTGGGTCAGTTATGGCGTTGCCCAAAAGGTGTTGTTAAGGCGTATGGCGTCGCAACAAATATTACTGTTACTGTACGCGTTATGTGCACTTGCATTGTTCCCAATGGCGAAGCCAGCTGTTATTTTCCAGCTAAATGGGTGGCAGTTTGCCTGCTTGCTTTTTTGTGGGGTTAATACTCTGGTGGGTTATGGCGCTTTAGCGGAAGCTATGGCGCGCTGGCAGGCCGCGCAGGTGAGCGCGCTAGTTACATTAACACCGCTGTTTACCCTGTTTTTTTCAATTTTATTGGCGCTGATTTGGCCCGATAATTTTGTCGCCCCGTCTCTCAACCTCGTGGGATATGTCGGCGCATTTGTCGTGGTGGCAGGTGCCATGTTCTCTGCCATTGGGCACCGTTGGTGGCCACGTCGGGCAGAAATAAGTCTGGTTACGCCGCAAAAGTAG
- the rpmA gene encoding 50S ribosomal protein L27, whose product MAHKKAGGSTRNGRDSESKRLGVKRFGGEAVLAGSIIVRQRGTKFHPGTNVGCGKDHTLFALSDGKVKFEVKGPKNRKFISIEAE is encoded by the coding sequence ATGGCACATAAAAAGGCTGGTGGCTCGACTCGTAACGGTCGTGACTCCGAAAGTAAACGTCTTGGCGTAAAACGTTTTGGCGGCGAAGCAGTATTGGCAGGCAGCATCATCGTTCGTCAGCGTGGAACTAAATTCCACCCAGGCACCAACGTAGGTTGCGGCAAAGACCATACTCTGTTTGCTTTATCTGACGGTAAAGTCAAGTTCGAAGTTAAAGGCCCGAAAAACCGTAAGTTTATCAGCATCGAAGCTGAATAA
- the mpl gene encoding UDP-N-acetylmuramate:L-alanyl-gamma-D-glutamyl-meso-diaminopimelate ligase, giving the protein MRIHILGICGTFMGGLAMLARSLGHEVTGADANVYPPMSTLLENQGIDLIQGYDPAQLNPAPDLVIIGNAMTRGNPCVEAVLEQGIPYVSGPQWLHDHVLPERWVLAIAGTHGKTTTAGMVAWILEACGYEPGFVIGGVPGNFDVSARLGNSPFFVIEADEYDCAFFDKRSKFVHYSPRTLVMNNLEFDHADIFDDLKAIQKQFHHLVRLVPGKGKIIVPDNDNHLKQVMAMGCWSEQELVGETGSWLARKVSTDASVYEVFLDNELVGEVSWSLVGEHNMHNGLMAIAAARHVGVLPADACRVLGDFINARRRLELRGEAHGVTVYDDFAHHPTAILATLAALRSKVGGTARILAVLEPRSNTMKLGLCKNELAPSLGRADEVFLFQPQHIPWQVVEVAEACIQPAHWSADIDTLVDMIVKTAQPGDHILVMSNGGFGGIHDKLLSSLSKKSALEAESQD; this is encoded by the coding sequence ATGCGCATTCACATATTAGGTATCTGCGGCACTTTTATGGGCGGTCTGGCGATGCTTGCCCGTTCATTAGGTCATGAAGTGACGGGAGCGGATGCTAACGTGTATCCACCGATGAGCACACTGCTGGAGAATCAAGGGATCGATTTGATCCAGGGATATGATCCGGCTCAACTGAATCCTGCACCGGATTTGGTCATTATCGGCAATGCCATGACCCGTGGTAACCCCTGCGTCGAAGCCGTATTAGAGCAAGGTATTCCTTATGTTTCAGGGCCGCAATGGCTACATGACCATGTGTTGCCAGAGCGCTGGGTATTGGCGATAGCCGGTACTCACGGCAAAACGACCACTGCCGGAATGGTGGCCTGGATACTGGAAGCCTGTGGTTATGAACCCGGTTTTGTGATTGGCGGGGTGCCGGGCAATTTCGATGTCTCAGCCCGTCTAGGTAACAGTCCATTCTTTGTGATAGAAGCGGATGAATATGATTGTGCCTTCTTTGATAAGCGCTCTAAATTTGTCCACTACAGCCCAAGAACGCTAGTGATGAATAATCTTGAGTTCGATCATGCTGATATCTTTGACGATCTTAAGGCGATTCAGAAGCAATTCCACCATCTGGTGCGCTTAGTTCCCGGCAAAGGCAAAATCATCGTGCCAGATAATGATAATCACTTGAAGCAAGTGATGGCGATGGGGTGCTGGAGCGAGCAAGAGTTGGTAGGCGAAACAGGCAGTTGGCTTGCACGTAAAGTCTCGACCGATGCCAGCGTCTATGAAGTGTTTCTCGATAATGAATTAGTGGGCGAGGTCAGTTGGTCACTGGTGGGTGAACACAATATGCATAACGGCTTGATGGCTATCGCCGCTGCCCGTCATGTGGGAGTTTTGCCAGCAGATGCTTGCCGGGTACTGGGTGATTTTATTAATGCCCGCCGTCGGTTGGAGTTGCGCGGCGAAGCCCATGGTGTCACGGTTTATGATGATTTCGCCCACCATCCAACCGCAATACTGGCGACTTTGGCGGCACTGCGCAGCAAAGTCGGTGGAACCGCTCGGATTTTGGCCGTTTTGGAGCCGCGTTCTAACACCATGAAATTGGGGTTATGCAAGAACGAGCTGGCACCTTCATTGGGCCGTGCGGATGAAGTGTTCCTGTTCCAACCGCAGCATATCCCTTGGCAAGTGGTGGAAGTGGCCGAAGCTTGCATTCAACCTGCGCATTGGAGTGCTGATATCGATACGTTAGTCGATATGATTGTGAAAACAGCCCAACCCGGCGATCACATCTTGGTGATGAGTAATGGCGGCTTTGGTGGGATTCATGACAAGCTCTTGAGTTCACTGAGTAAAAAATCTGCGCTAGAAGCTGAGTCTCAGGATTAG